A window of Magnolia sinica isolate HGM2019 chromosome 13, MsV1, whole genome shotgun sequence genomic DNA:
TTATTGTGATTGGGTCGTTTCTTTGAGTGGAAAGAATTGTTGGAAGAAAGGAAAGTCAATTTAGTTTCTACAAAACTCAAAAGGTCATGCTTTAGTTTGGTGGTAACAATACCAAGCCGTGAACGAAGGGGAACTCAATGAATTAATACATGGACCGAAATGAAATTAAAGTTAGGTGATAAATTCCTCCCTCACATGCCATAGTATAGTGTCATCCACGTATTGAAGATGGGTGATTGGTGGCACTCCACCTCCACTTTGAAGCCTCTGATTAGTGCCACTTCTTGGCCTTTGTCCAGCATCTTGCTCAATGCTATCATCACTACTAGAAACAAAAATGGAGAAAGTAGATCGCCTAGTCTTAAGTCTCTTGACGCCTTGAAGAAGCCTTTTGGAGATCCATTAACTAACACTGAAAACCTTGCAGAGCTCACATACTCTTTAATCCAACCTCTACTTTTTTGCTTGCAACCCAACCTTCCCCGCATCTAAATATCCCCAATCTACATTGTCAAAACCTTTTTCAATATCTAACTTGCAGCCAATTCCTCTCTTCCCTTCCTTGTGCCTCGAGTCTAGGCATTCATGCGCAATGAGGGCACTATCAAGTATGTCTTCCCCAAACAAATGCTCCTTATATGGCTTTATGTAGAATTGCTCGAAATTGTGTGGTGAGAAACTTTGCTAGTGTTTTGTACGGCCCTCCAATCAAGCTAATCGGGTGATAATACCGAAGACTCCCCACCCCTTCTTTCTTTGGGATAAGAGTAATAAACAAGGCTATTTTTGGAGAAAGGTGACCTCTCCtccaaaattcaaaaagaaaactaaatagaTCCTCCTTAATTAGTTCCCAAAaaaatttggggaaaaaaaagaagctaagggGAATCCATCAAGGCCTGAAGCTTTATAACAACCCCCTGGCAGATTCCACGGCCGCTTTCACCTCTGCTATCGATATTGGCTGCTCCAAGCATTCTGCGCATCCAATTGCGATAGCTGACTCAACAATAAATTATCCAACCGTGGCCTTTTCCAACCTTCATCTGATATAAGATTTTCGTAGAATTGCACAATGGCATTAATAACCAAAAAAGATTAATGTGTGGAATTAGCCCAAAGAAACCCAGTGGAGTTGCACCAAATGGGTCCTAGAGTCATCACACCACTAGTGTTTTGGATCCCCTCACAGGAAACAAGCATAAACTACTAAAATAACTCAGTCAATCAATAATCAAGTGTATCATGCCCCATACATACAGCCTTGAGCCTTTACATAGCTCTCTACCATCTGTATAATCTCCTAGAAATGAGTTTCTAGATCCTTCTTACTTGTTTAGACCAAATTGGTGCACATAGAGTAGTCTAatcctacttaaattgctagtatTCTAATTAAAGAAGCTGAAAACTGCAAATAAAGAATCCAAATTCAACTTCAAGACTCTACATATCAGCTGTATAACGCTTTGTATACAGCCATAGAACTTTTCTGTACAGTTGTTATACAACTCTTAAACTAAGATAGCGACTGAAAATAGGGCACTAAAAATCACCCAGTTgggtttgtgggtcccacacaccagTTACATTCCATAAATGATGGTTATGTTATGTGTGTggtcaggtggggtccatcttggcTTTATTTGATACATGTGTGATCTGTGGGTGCCAATCTTAATCGGATTCCTTCTGGTGCCTAATTTGTGACCTTATCTGATGGCTTGAATGGCCCTGAGTCCCTGACTCATTATAAATAGTATATAATGATAACAAAAAATAAGAACAACATATATTGAGAAATTTTCTTAGTGGCAGTTTTGATGGCTAGTAGACACATCCGTGATCCATCAGATAACAATTTGTAGGAACTTGGGATCATCTGATCGAAGAAAGCATTTACAACTGCCAACATAaaataaactttaatatgaacAGACACATGGGTATGAAAGGATAACAAGAAACGTACCGGGTTTCCCTTACTGAACTGATTGTATGTGGTCCTCATCAATCTTTCCTACAGCCTCAAGTATTGATGAGTAGGTGATGAGGTCATATTCAAATCCATTTAGGCTCATCTCTTTCATCAGCTTGGCAGCCTCTTCAAACATACCAGCACGGCTGAGAGCGCCAAGAACTGTGTTATAAGAGACAGCATCCGGTTTAGTCTTCaagtgcttcatttttgagaGCATCTCCATGGCCCGTATTGGGCCACCCACCCTTGCCAATCCGTTCAAGATAATGTTATGGGAATTTATATCTGGGGCACATCCCTGTTCTTGCATTGCTCGAAGCAAGGAATGAGCTTCATCTATCATTCCAGCTCTCACCATCCCAGACATGAGAGCGTTGTAAGCATAGACATCCGGATTGCAACTGAGTTTCTTCATTTCATCAAAAAGATCCATAGCATCACTAAGACGCCCACATTTACCAAAATGTCTTATCATCACGGCATACACCCGAGAACTTgaagatccacagttttcttttAGTTCCTGAAACAATTCATTTGCAGCTTCATAACGTTTTGCCTTTCCAAGAGCATCAATTAGGCTGCAGTAGGCAGCTGGGCAAGGAGGAAAACCCTTCTCATCCATCTCCTCAAGCAGCACCAATGCTTTCTCCACTTTATTGGTCTTGCAAAAACCATCAATGAGAATGGAGTAAGTATAGGCACTCGGAACAATcccattttctttcattttctcaaaCCAGCGAGCTGCCTCTGACGCATGAGATTTTGATTCAAAGAGAGCTTTGATTACACTGTTATATGTCACCACATTGGGCACGCATTGAAGAGATCCCATTTCCTCAAACAGGTTGAGGGCATCACCCAAGCGACCCACCTTTCCTAAAATGTTGATTAAATTGTTCATAAGCACAACATCTGGTCTACAACCTTCCTTTTGCATATCAAGAAAGATTCCGTAAGCCTCTTCAACTCTTCCAGCTTTACCGAGCCCTTTAATCAACTCCGTGTACGTAAAAACACTTGGGGTACATTGCTTATCTTTCATTTGGTGAAACAAACCCAATGCCTTCTCAATCTTTCCCGACTTGAAAAATATACCCATCAAAGTGGTGTAGATCTTTGCCGTTGGTTGCATCCCATTTTCCTCCATCTCATCAAATAGCCTCACAGAAGAATCTTCACGACCCAGTTTCCCGAATGCCACAATCAGTGCACTGTAGGTTATGGTGTCAGGGAAGCAGTTACTTTCATTGCACATCTCATTATAAAGTTCATAGACCTTCTCATAATGACCCTCTTGCATCAACATCATTATCATGCAATTGTAAGTGTTTGCAGACGGTTTGCACTTTCGAGCCTTTATCTGGTAGAAGATTGAACATGCCTTATTCACCATCTTTGCCTTCCCTAAAACCCTAACAATCTCTGATAATTCGGTAGAGCTGATGACGCACGGGCTACGAACCATGTCTTGAATCGTCTTCCACATCTCGCCCATCAATCCAGCTTCTTCAAGGCAATGGATCAAGGCCATGTAAGTGGTTGAATTGTGCTCAAAATTCCTCTTCTTTCCGGCCCACTTGAAGAACTGGATTTTCACACCAATTTCAACATCGACCTTCATGACCTCGCGAACAAGTCGATGATCCACCTTCAACATCAGCACTTCCAGGGCCTTTTCTGCATCAGGACCCCACTTGAATATCTTCAAGATTCTCATGAACCTTTCATCCAGTGCACGGATCGAGCGATCATTTCTTGAAAGCTTTGGATTTCCAGGCGAGTTGTCAGAGAGGTTATCTTTGAGACTTGGAATTTGGAACATCCTTACAATTTCATTCTCTGCATAGTTCAGGACAATCAAAATTCAGCAAGACCTCATAATAACACAAACCAATGCAAATAATCAAAAACCTCTTATGGAATAATAATTACCCTCTTGCTTTGAACTTTAAATTGTATTACAAAATGCTTAGCCCAAATTGCATGTGCCAGCCTTTAATACAGGTGATTCCACCTTCCCCAATCGAGATGGCTTGGATTGTccccgcaaaaaaaaaaaaaaagaaaaaaagaaaaaagaaaaaagatcttTGAAATTGTGTAATGATTACTTTCAAACTATTCGTTTAGacagtagtgtgtgtgtgtgtgtgcgcgcgcgtatAAACAGAGGTTGTTCTTTGCttgatttctagatttttcttacAATTTCAATTATTCCatacatttagggcctgtttggatgcctgtaacttttttaagttgtaagaaagttacatgtaacttacaggtgtaagtaagttacaggtaatcctgtttggatataagttgtaacttacttacaggtaacttactttttgtgtttggataacttgtAACTTTATTACAGGTAATAAGTTCCATATTCACGCTAAGTAGAGCTTGAAATAGGGAATCGTTAAAAAATCAAATTTACACGTAAAAAAGATTggataaaattattccattttatcaagcccatgtaaatgaatagtttggttgattcttaggctaaacaaatcaacaagtgggccataaaagtgggctcaCGTTTTCAAAATGCGTGTAatgtagggaaaaaaaaaacttgaggtAAGATATCCAAGCAAAAATTTCCCACAGGAGTGACTCTTGTTGACAAGGATCAGTTAAAGAGAAATCACAAGCATAGGAAGCTGCTTCCACCAAATTCTGCATTAGCAGTTAAAATCTCAAAGTGGGACATCATTAAAATGGACCAATATCAAGGGACTGTTAAAAATCAGATATCTTAACACTTCGATGTACCCTCGATTTCTCACCATTTGACAACAAGCAAGAATCCAGATGCAAATGGAACTTAGGACTGTTTGAGAATGGATATGTTAACAATGCAGTGGGCACTCAATTTCAAAACACCTAAAGACATGCAGGAATCTCAATGCAAATATAAATTGGGAGTGTTTAAAAAACCATATGTTAAAACAGATTTGGGACCTACATGGGGACAAGTTGCACTGACACAACAAGCCCCACTTATACAAAATGAACAATGGAATGtggggccccactatgatgtatttgttttatccccaccatctatccattattctagatcattttaagaaatcaACCCAAAAATAGGGtacatcaaaatctcaggtggaccaaatcactagaaacagtgttgattgaaggcccaccattaaatacttttgGTAGGCCActaatgttttggatcaaactgatatttgttttgttcccttcatccaggtctttctgacctaatcaacaggttggatgtgaaacaaacattatagtggcccaaggagtttttcaatggtggactttcaatcattactattttgtgtggtgtggtccacttgagatttagatatgcctcatttttggaatcaagccctaaaacaatccaaaataatgaatggacggcatggataaaacaaatacaggatggtggaccccacagaccaTCGGACATTACCCACGCCTCTAGCCAAACTGCCTCCATCAAACcctgatggaaaaaaaaaaaagaaaaaaggaaagaaagaaagggatttTCTAACCCTGTTGAAGCTGGatcggagagggagaaggagactggGAGAGGGAGAATGAGACTGAGAGAGGGAAACGGAGGCCTTCACTCCGTCTGAGAAGGTAGGTACGCTCCTTCAATGCAAGTGCGATTCTTCCCaacgattttcatttcaaaatttccaaccgttacctgtatctttgatacaggtaacttgaaaaacgACTCAAGTGCCTATAAGATTTTCGCCTCTTTCTCTTGTAACAAAGTCACAGGTCGAGAGAAAGTTacctgtgactttcctcccccaaacaccaactgCAACAAAGTTACATattagaaaagttacaggcatcccaACAGACCCTTATTTAAGATAACAAGAGCTCCAGATCTTCTCCCATCCACAGGAAAgaccaccagatgaatggtctggatcaccggaATGCAGGCCCCACCTGTATATGCTAACCCAAACTGAAACATCACTAGTTTGGGCTAAACTGCTGGCAGCTCAGGTTGAGCACTGCATGATCCAACCAACAGTGCTAGGATTTCTGGAACAGCCAAAAGGATTTCTGTGGAATTTTCACAAAATTGCAAAATTCACAAAAATTGAACCCCGAACAAGACTTGTCCTTTGTTTCATAGAATTAGATTCTTCTTCTGAattcaaaacctaaacttgaaaaatatatatatattaaaaagataaaaatatatatttttcttgtGGAATTagattctcttcttcttcttcttcttcttctttttaaaataaaaaaaaa
This region includes:
- the LOC131223084 gene encoding pentatricopeptide repeat-containing protein At3g16010, with the protein product MVLRSCLFKRALSSSPHLYGRFPQTENEIVRMFQIPSLKDNLSDNSPGNPKLSRNDRSIRALDERFMRILKIFKWGPDAEKALEVLMLKVDHRLVREVMKVDVEIGVKIQFFKWAGKKRNFEHNSTTYMALIHCLEEAGLMGEMWKTIQDMVRSPCVISSTELSEIVRVLGKAKMVNKACSIFYQIKARKCKPSANTYNCMIMMLMQEGHYEKVYELYNEMCNESNCFPDTITYSALIVAFGKLGREDSSVRLFDEMEENGMQPTAKIYTTLMGIFFKSGKIEKALGLFHQMKDKQCTPSVFTYTELIKGLGKAGRVEEAYGIFLDMQKEGCRPDVVLMNNLINILGKVGRLGDALNLFEEMGSLQCVPNVVTYNSVIKALFESKSHASEAARWFEKMKENGIVPSAYTYSILIDGFCKTNKVEKALVLLEEMDEKGFPPCPAAYCSLIDALGKAKRYEAANELFQELKENCGSSSSRVYAVMIRHFGKCGRLSDAMDLFDEMKKLSCNPDVYAYNALMSGMVRAGMIDEAHSLLRAMQEQGCAPDINSHNIILNGLARVGGPIRAMEMLSKMKHLKTKPDAVSYNTVLGALSRAGMFEEAAKLMKEMSLNGFEYDLITYSSILEAVGKIDEDHIQSVQ